GCTCACCCGCGACGGCCGCAGCTGGCGCAAGCTCGCCTGAGCATGGGATTTTTCGACCAGCGCACGCTGATCACGGTCGCCGATCCCGAAGCACTCGCGGCCGCCGCCGCCGAACGCCTGCTGGCGCGGATCGCGGCCAACAGCGGCCGCATCGCGATCTGCCTCACCGGCGGATCGAGCCCGAAGAAGCTCTATGCGCTGCTGGCGAGCGATGCCTATCGCGGCCGGATTCCCTGGCAGCGCACGCATTGGTTCATCGGCGACGAGCGCTTCGTGCCGCCCGATGATCCCTTGCACAACATGGGCATGGCGCGCGCGCTGTTCCTGGATCGCCTGGCGCCGGCGGCCAACATCCACCCCATTCCGACCGATGCGGCGAGCCCGGATGACGCCGCCGGACGCTATCAGCGCCTGCTGCAATCCTTCTACGGCGCGGATGCGCTGTCGCCGGCGCGCCCGCTGTTCGACCTGGTGCTGATGGGCGCCGGACCCGACGGCCATACCGCGTCGATCTTCCCGGGCTATCCGGCCGAGCGGGAGAGCGCGCGCTGGGTCGTCGGCGTGCCCGAGGCGAATGTCGCCCCGCTGGTGCCGCGGGTGACGCTGACCTTTCCGGCGCTGGCCTCCTGCCGCGAAATGCTGTTCGAGGCCGCAGGCTCCGACAAGCGGGCGATCTTGACGCGCCTGTTCGACGGCGAGAACCTGCCGGCTTCCCGCGCGCGCTCGGTCGACCAGACGGTCTGGCTGGTCGATCAGGCGGCGCTTCCGGAGAATTTTCGTGGCTGACCAACCCGAGCAAATTGCCTGCGCGCTCGTCGTCATGGGGGTGTCGGGCTCGGGCAAGAGCACGGTCGCGGAGGCGCTGGCGATGCGGCTCGGCTGGCGCTACGAGGACGGCGACAAGTTTCACCCGCCGGGCAACATCGCCAAGATGCACGCGGGTCAGCCCCTCACGGATGAAGACCGCTGGCCCTGGCTCAAGGCGATCGCCGACGAGATCGACCGCGCCTGCATCGCCCGCGAGCGCGCCGTGATCGCCTGCTCGGCCTTGAAGCGCGCCTATCGCGAGATCCTGGTGCATGGCCGCGAGGACGTGGGCATCATTTTTCTCAGAGGCCCGCAAGCGCTGATCGCCGAACGCCTGTCGCACCGCAAGGACCATTTCATGCCGCCGGGCCTTCTCGACAGCCAATTCAGGACGCTGGAGCCGCCGGCGCCATCCGAACACGCCATAACGGTCTCGATCGACGCCCCGGTCGAGGCGATCGTCGCTGATATCGTGCTGCAGCTCGGCATCGGCGGGGCCGAACACGGGAAATCCTCATGAGCCGCATTGCACTTGTCGTGTCCGACGTCGACGGCACGCTTCTGACCAGGGACAAGACCCTGACCGAACCGGCCACGGCCGCGGTGCGGCGCCTGCACGCCGCCGGCATCGGCTTCACCATCGTATCGAGCCGGCCGACCATCGGCATGCAGTTCCTGGTCGCGCCGCTCGCGATCACCCTGCCGATCGGCGCTTTCAACGGCAGCTCGATCGTCGGTCCCGACATGCGCCCGATCGAGCAGCACCTGATCCCGCCGGAGGTGGCACGACGCAGCATCGACGTCCTGATCGACTTCGATGTCGACGTCTGGCTGTTCACCAATGAAAGCTGGCTGACACGCAACCCCGACGGCGAATATGTCGCGCATGAGAAGCGCGCGATCCGGCACGATCCGGTCATCGTCGCCGACTTCGCCCCGTATCTCGGCAGCGCCTGCAAGATCGTCGGCGCAAGCTCCGACCCCGACCTGCTCAGGCATTGCGAGGCGGCGATGCAGCAGGCGGTCGGCAGCGAGGCGACCGCGGTGCGCTCGCAGAGCTACTATCTCGACGTCACCCCGCCGGGCCATGACAAAGGCACCTTCGTGCAGGCGATGGCGGCCCGGCTCGGCATTCCGACCGACGCGGTCGCGACCATCGGCGACATGCAGAACGACCTTCCGATGTTTCGCAACAGCGGTTTCTCGGTCGCGATGGGCAACGCCACCGACGACGTCAAGAAGCTGGCCTCCCGCGTCACGACTTCAAACGAGCAGGACGGCTTCGCCAAGGCGATCGACATCATCCTGCAGGCACAATCCGTCTAGCCGGGCATGCCGGGCCGGCTGCCACAGCCTGACTTCCGTTGCGGCCCGCTCTCAGCTCCTGCCGTCCGCGACCTTGCCCTCGACGAAGTCGACCGGTGTCCCCTTCCTGACGCCTGCGGCGAGCAGGGCCACGTCCCAATTGGTGAGCCGGACGCAGCCATGGGATTCGGACTTGCTGATCTTGGACGGCGTCGGCGTGCCGTGAATGCCATAACCCTCCGCTGACAGGCCGATCCAGTACAACCCCACCGGATTGTTCGGTCCGGGGTTGATGGTGAACGCGCTTTTCGACCGGACGCCCTTGAACCGGTACGCGGGATTGTAGCGATAGGTGGGGTTCGCATCGATCGAGACGACCTTGAGCGAGCCGGTCGGGGTCGGCTTTTCCTCGCTGCCGACGGTCGCCGGAAAATACGCGAGCAGTGCGCCGTCACGATCGAGCGCCTTGACCGTCTGCCGCGCCTTGTCGACCTCGATGCGGGCGATCGCGAGCTTCGGCCGCTGGACCGCGACGTTGGCGACGCTGATGACTTCGCCGGCGCGATCGAACCTGCTGCGCGGATTGAGCGCGGCGAGCAGCGCCTCGCTCATATGGAATTTCTCGGCGATCGCCTCGCGCGGGCTGGTATAGGCGAGCACCTTGATGCCTTTCATATCGTCCATGCGCGCCGGCAGCTTCTTCAGGAAGGGGCCCTTCACGTCGCCCTCGGCGACCGTGTACTGGACGATGACCGGATCCTGGCTGGCGCCGGCGAGCCTGTCCCAGAGCTCCTGCGTCAGGGATTTCTGAAACGTCAAACCGTTGGCCTCGGCGAAGGCCGTCAGCGCCTTCTGCGTGTTCTCGGCGAGCTTGCCATCGATCTCGCCCGGCGAGAACCGGGCGCGGTCGAGCAGCACCTGGACCTTGACCACGCCGGCGTCGATTCCGTTCGAGGTCCTTGCGTGGAATTCGGCGCTGTTGATCGACGCGGGGTCGAGCGAGGCCGCAAAGGCGGCACAGACCATCAGGCCCAGCAAGGCGGCCGCAGTGAACAGGCGGACCATTCGATCACCTCCAACCTCTAGCCGACAATGACTGGAAAGGTCATAAGTTCCTGGCGCGCGCGCCGGCCGGCACTGCAGAGCGCGGCGCCCCGCCTTCCCCCGAAGCTCGTTCGCAACGCACAGATCGGGCCGCCCGGCGGCGCCCGCACAGCTCCCCTGTCCCCGGCTATTCGGCGATAGCCGGCACGATCCGTTGGCTAAACGGCCGAGATTCGGGCATTGTGGCGGCCGCCACCCGCCTCACCTCTCTAGCAGACCCATGCACTGGATTATCCGTCCATCGATCCGAAGAAAGATCGTCGGCATCGCCGTCGGGCTGATCGTGCTGATGGTGCTGACCTCGCTCGTCTCGGTGTACATGGCGAGCACCGTCGGCCACCTGCTCGACGAGCTCAATGGCAAATACTTTCCCGCCTACAACCATCTGGCGCAGGCGAACATCAGATCGCTGGAGCGAGCGATCGCGCTGCGCCGGATGATGATCATGAAAATGCAGGCACCGCCCGACGAGGAGGGTTATGCCGCCCGCCTGAAAAACTACCAGGAGGCGGACGCCGAGGTCGAGCAGGAAGCGCAGGCGGCGCGCAAGCTCATCAATTCCATCATCGACGATGTGACGACGCCGTCCGACAACGCCGCGCTGGCACGGATCGACGACCGGATCGAGAACGCCATCGAGGATACCCGCAAGCAGCTTGGCGAGGAAGCTGCGCGGCTGCTTCGCCTGCTGGACGCCAAGAATTTCGCCGAGGCGCGGCAGTCGATGGAGCATGTGGACGCGCTGCGCGACGACTTCACCCTGAAGATCGATGCGATCCGCGCCGACATGCTGAAGCAGGTCTATGCCTCCAGCGCCGTCGTCACCCGCAACCAGCGGCAGGCCATGATGATCTCCACGCTCGTGACCGCGCTTGCCGCGGCGATCGGGCTGGGCTTTGCGCTGATCGTCTCGAGCGGCATCACCCGCCCGGTCCGGCAGCTCCTCGAGGGCGCACGCGAGATCGAGGCGGGACGCCTCGATAGATCGGTGAGCGTTTCCACCGCCGACGAGATCGGCCAGCTCACGGCGGCGTTCAACCGGATGGTCGACCGGCTGCGGCGCAACGAGCAGGTCCGCGCGACCTTCGGCCGATATTTCGATCCGAAGGTCATCGAAGGGATGATCGACGAGCCGGCGCAGGCCGCGAGCATGGGACAGCGCCGCGTGATGACGGTCCTGTTTTGCGACATGAAGGGCTTTACGGCGATGAGCGAAGACGTGACGCCGCAGGGCCTCGTCAAGATCATCAACCACTATCTGTCGACGATGTCGTCCCCGATCCGGAACCACAAGGGAATCCTCGACAAATATATCGGCGACGCGATCATGGCCTATTGGGGCCCGCCCTTCGTGGTCGAGGACGAGCAGGCCGACCTCGCATGTCTCGCCGCGATCGACATGATCGACAGCGTCGCAACCCTGCGCAAGGAGCTGCCGGAGCTTCTCGACGTCCGCTCGATCCCGATGGATTGCGACATCCGGCTGGGCATCGCCACCGGCGAGGTGCTCGCCGGCAGCATCGGCTCCGAATTCATGATGAGCTTCACCGTCATGGGCGACGCGGTGAACCTGGCATCGCGGCTGGAGGCCGCGAACAAGGAATACGGCACTCGCTCGCTGGTGTCGGAGGCGACCGTCGCAGCGCTCGATGCCGCGATCGAGCTGCGCGAGATCGACCGGCTGGTCGTGCTGGGCCAGAGCCGGCCGCAGGCGGTGTTCGAGATCCTGGGGAAGCAGGGAGCACTGGCGCCGCGGCTGATGACCCTGCGGGACCGCTACGCCGAAGGGCTTGCCGCCTACAGGGACCGACGCTGGGCCGACGCCCGCAAGGCTCTCCGTGCCGCGCTCGAGGCGGTCGACGATGACGGGCCGTCACTGACGCTTCTGAAGCGCATCGACGCGTTCGAAGCCAGCCCGCCCGCCCCCGGCTGGGATGGCGCCTGGTACATGGACCACAAATAGCGCAACGGAAGAGAGCTTCCGAACCGCCACATCATGTCGACCTTTGCACCGCCGGCTTGTCGCAGGCCTTCCGCGCGTCGTCGAGATTGTGCACGGTGTTGACCAGCGCGATATGGGTCAACGCCTGCGGGAAGTTGCCGGTCTGCCGCCGCGCGATCGGATCGTACTCCTCGGCGAGCAGGCCAAGATCATTGGCAATTGCGGTCACGCGGTCGAGCAGCGCCTGCGCCTTTGCCAGATTGCCCGCCAGAACATGGGCGTCCGCAAGCCACAGCGTGCAGGCGAGAAAGGCCCCCTCGATCGGCTGGATTTCCTCGGAGATTTCGCGCGGATCGTGCCGCAGCACGAAGCCGCCACGCATCATGGATTTCTCGATTGCCGCGATCGTGCCCTGGATCCGCGGATCGGAAGCCGGCAGGAATCCCACCGCCGGCAGCAGCAGCAGGCTGGCATCGAGCAGGCCGGAGCCGTAGGATTCGACGAAGCTGTTCAGGGTGCGATCGAAACCCCGCTCGCAAACGTCGCGGCAAATTTCCTCGCGCAAGGTGCGCCACCGCTCGAGCGGCGCGCGGAAGCCGAATTTTTCCGCGCTCTTGATGCCGCGGTCGAACGCCACCCATGTCATCACCTTCGAGAAGACATAGTGCCTGGGCTCACCGCGGCGCTCCCAGATGCCGTGGTCCGGCTCGTGCCAGACTTCGGCGACGTGATCGAGCACGACGCATTCCAGCGCCCAGGACTCCTCGTCGAGCTTGAGCTCGGTCATGCGCGACTGGTGGAAGGCGTCGATCAATTCGCCGTAGACGTCGAGCTGCAACTGGGCATGTGCTGCATTGCCGACCCGCACCGGCCGCGAACCCTCGTAGCCGGGCAGCCAGCCGGCCTCCCATTCCAGGAGCCGGCGCTGACCCATGATGCCGTACATGATCTGCATGTTGCCGGGCGCGCCTGCAACCGCGCGCAACAGCCAGCTGTGCCAGGCCGCCGCCTCCTCGGTATAGCCCGAATTGAGCAGCGCCAGCAGCGTGAAGGTCGCATCGCGCAGCCAGCAGAAGCGATAGTCCCAGTTCCTCGCCCCACCGAGCTTTTCAGGCAGCGACGTGGTCGGCGCCGCGACGATGCCGCCACTCGGCGCATAGGTCAGCGCCTTCAGCGTGATCAGCGATCGCGTCACGAGGCCACGATGCTCGCCCCGATAGGTCGAACGGCCGCACCATTCGCGCCAGAAATCCTCGGTGTCCTTCAGCGCCTGAACCGGGTCGATCGGCTTGGGCAGCGGCAGATGCGACGGGCCATAGGTGAGCACGAACGGGATGCTGTCGCCCTCGCTCACCTCGAACTCGGCGACCGTGGTCATGTTCTCGCCGCGCGTCTCGACCGGCGTGCGCAGCACCGTCATGTCAGGGCCCGCGATCGCCAGCAGCGCCGAGCGATCCTCGGCGCGCCTGACCCAGGGGATGTCGATGCCGAAGCCGAAGCGGATCACGAGCTCCATTCTCAGCTTCACCGTGCCGGCGACGCCGCGCACCAGGCGCACGATGTCGGATGCCTGCCCGCGCGGCGGCATGAAATCGATCAGCGCCACCGTGCCGCTTTTCGTCTCGAACCGCGTTTCCAGGATCAGGCTGTCGTCCCAGTAGCGGCGCGAGCGGCGCTCGACGCGTTGCTCCGGCGCGATCAGCCAGCGGCCATTCCCGGGCGTGCCGAGGATCGCCGCGAAACAGGCGTCGGAATCGAAGGCCGGCCAGCACAGCCAGTCGATCGATCCGTCGGGGCCGACGAGCGCTGCGGTCTCGCAGTCGCCGATCAGCGCGTAGTCTTCGATTCTGCAGGGCAATGGCTGCGACCCTGAAAAGGCCGCCTCAATCGACCGCACGCGCCCTTTCCGCGGTTGCGGCCTTGAAGGCGGCGATATCGATCGTCTCCGCGATCTCGTCGATCGCGACCGGCAGCCGCTGCCGCCAGTTCGGATGCTCGTTGATGGTGCCGGGAATGTTGGGCTGGTCGATCACGCCGAGCAGATCCTCCAGCGAGATCGCGAGCAGGCGCGATCTGGTCCGCGCCAGGAAACGGATGACGGCATTGATGTCGTGGCGTTCGATGCCGTAGTGCCGCAACACCTCGCTCAGCATGGAAAGCGCATGCCAGCGCGCATCGTCGCTCTCGCCCGGATCGATGCCGAGCGAACGCTTCAATTTCAAATCGCTGAAGGAGCGCCAGCCGGCATAGGTCGACAGGTCGTGCGTGTTGAAGGTGACGAGCGCGTTCGCCATGTAGTGCTCGAGCTCGCGGAAACGGCCGCGATCGTCGCGCTCGAACATCATCACGAGATAGGACCAGATGCCCCAATCGGCCATCTGCTCGCGGAATCCTTCCGGCACCGTGCCGAGGTCCTCGCCGATGACGACGCAGCGGCTGGCGACGCTTTCGAGCGCGGTGACGGCGAGCAGCGCCTCGAACGGCATCTGCACATAGACGCCGTTGTCGGGCGTGAATCCCTGCGGCACGAGGTAGAGCCGTTTCAGCCCGAGCACGTGGTCGAGCCGGATCGCGCCGGCATGGCGCATCGCGGCCCTCAGCATCTGGCGGAACGGCTCGAACGACTGCCGCTCGAGGCCCGCGGCATTGAAGCCGGCAAGGCCCCAGCTCTGGCCCGCGGTGTTCAGCGTGTCCGGCGGCGCTCCGACGCCGAGCTGGCGGGAGATCGCCTCCTGCTCGTTCCAGGCATCGAAGCCATCGGCCTGCACGCCCACGGCGACGTCCAGATAGAGCCCGACGCGCATGCCGCGCTGCTTCGCAAGCGCCTGGCAGGCGCGCACCTGCTCGTCCGCCACCCATTGCACGAACTCGATGAGCTCGATCTCGCGGCCGTCGGGTCCGGCGCGCAGTTCGGCGCATCTGGCGTCGTCCGGATGCCGCCATTCCAGCGGCCATTCCCACCACGGCCGGTCGAACCTGTGCCGCAGCACCTCGAAGCAGGCGAAGCGCGCGAGCAGCGGGGCGCGCTCGGCGCGGAATTTCTCGAACTCCTTCCGCCTCGCCGATTTCGGGTTGGCGGCGAACGCCTTGAACGCCGCGCGCAGCCCCCGCCACTTCAGGCCCGCAATCGCGACATAATCGACAACCGGACTTTGCCGCAGCCGTGGCGTGAGATCGGCCGCTTCGGGGAAGGCGTCGGATGAAAACTCCGGCAGCTTCTCGACGTCGATATAGAGTGCGTTGAGGAACAGCCGGCTGTTCGGCGAATAGGGGCTGCAATCGGCGGGCCGGTCGTCGAACAGCGCATGCAGCGGATTGAGGCCGATGCCGTCGGCGCCGAGGTCGCTGGCCAGCTCGATCAGATCGGCGAGATCGGTGAAGTCGCCCATGCCCCAGTTGCGCACCGAGCGGATGCCGTAGAGCTGGATCGCCAGCAGCCAGCCACGGTCGAACTCGCCGCCAAAGGCCCGCGGCGGCGATACGATCAGCGGCGCCTCCTCGGCCGCCCCGGACGCATCGGTCAGATGCAGCCGATAGATGCCGTTCGGCAGCCCGTCGGGCCAGGCGATGCCATGCTCGCGGGCCTCGCCTTCCGCGACAAGCTCCTCGCCTGAAAGGATTTTCCAGCGCAGCGGCAGGCGCGCGCCCGAATTGACGGGGGTCTGCGACGGATGGCCGCAACGCAACACAATGGGGCCGCCGACCAAGCGGTAGGCCACCTTGGCCGGCAGTGCCTCCATAATGAGCTTCAGCGCGTCACCCCCGGTGACGCGGTGACGACCCTGGCCGTCAATGAATTCGGGTTGAATTCCAAGGTGCTTGGCTTGGGTCAGAAGGTCCATTTCGGCACGCGGCTTGCAACGACGCGGGGAGCGCCGCAAAATTCTCTAGATAAGCGAAAAGGATAGCCCTGCATAACTCATGGGCGGCTCAGGTGTTCCCGGGGAACCAAAGGCGAGGAAGCGGATTCTTGGTTAGAAGGGCCCGGCGTCTCCTTCCATCTCACGACAAGGGGACGTCATTTCCATGTCAATGGCATCACCGTGAACAACTCAATTCAAACTGTCGCGAGCGACGACATCAGCGCCCCTCTGCGCATTGAAGCCCGCGACAGACAGGTCTATGGCGGCCACTTTCCACCACGCCGCAATGAGCCCATCTTGCTCCTGTGCCGTGCAGGGTAGGAGCGTGTCCGCATGAATCTGATGTCATCCATCGATACCCAGGAACTGCCGGCCGCCGAAATCGCCGACGAACTCTGGTACAAGGATGCCGTCGTCTATCAGCTTCATGTCAAAGCATTTGCCGACAGCAACAATGACGGCATGGGCGATTTCGCCGGCCTGACCGAAAAGCTCGGCTATCTGCAGGATCTCGGCGTCACCGTCCTGTGGCTGTTGCCGTTCTACCCCTCCCCCGGCCGCGACGACGGCTACGACATTTCCGATTACGGCGACATCAATCCCGACTTCGGAACGATGAAGGATTTCAAGCGCTTCATCCAGGAGGCGAAGAAGCGCGGCTTGCGGGTCATCACCGAGCTCGTCATCAACCACACCTCCGACCAGCACGACTGGTTCAAGCGCGCCCGCCGCAGCGACCCGAAGTCCAGCGCCCGCAACTGGTATGTCTGGAGCGACACCGACCAGAAATACCTGGGCACGCGCATCATCTTCACCGATACCGAGAAGTCGAACTGGACCTGGGATCCGGAGGCCGGCGCGTTCTACTGGCACCGCTTCTTCTCGCACCAGCCGGACCTCAACTTCGACAATCCGCGCGTGGTCAGCGCGCTGATCCAGGTGATGAAGCGCTGGCTGGACGCCGGCGTCGACGGCTTCCGGCTCGACGCCATCCCCTATCTGTGCGAGCGCGAGGGCACCAGCAACGAGAACCTGCCCGAGACCCACGCCATCATCAAGAAGCTGCGCGGCGAGCTCGACCACTATGCCAAGGGCAAGGTGCTGCTCGCGGAGGCCAACCAGTGGCCGGAGGACGTCCAGGAATATTTCGGCCAGGGCGACGAATGCCACATGGCCTATCACTTCCCGCTGATGCCGCGCATCTACATGGCGATCGCGCAGGAAGACCGCTTTCCGATCACCGACATCCTGCGCCAGACGCCCGACATTCCCGCCAACTGCCAGTGGGCGCTGTTCCTGCGCAACCATGACGAGCTGACGCTGGAAATGGTTACCGACGTCGAGCGCGATTATCTGTGGTCGACCTACGCCAATGATCCGCGCGCGCGCATCAATCTCGGCATTCGCCGCCGCCTGGCGCCGCTGATGGACAACGACCGGCGCAAGATCGAACTGATGAACTCGCTCCTGATGTCGTTCCCGGGCACGCCGATCATCTACTATGGCGACGAGATCGGGATGGGCGACAACATCTATCTCGGCGACCGCAACGGCGTGCGCACGCCGATGCAGTGGACGCCGGACCGCAATGGCGGCTTCTCGCGCGCCGATCCCGCGCGGCTCTATGCGCCGCCGATCATGGACCCGGTCTACGGCTACGAGGCGGTCAACGTCGAGGCGCAGTCGCGGAGCCTGTCCTCGCTCTTGAATGCGATGCGGCGGCTGATCTCGGTGCGCAAGTCGACGCTCGCCTTCGGCCGCGGCACCATGAGCTTCATCCGCCCGGCCAATCGCGCCGTGCTCGCCTATGTCCGGCAGTACAAGGACGAGATCATCCTGTGCGTCGCCAACCTGTCGCGTTCGGCGCAGGCGGCCCAGCTCGACCTCTCGGCGTTCAAGGAACGGATTCCGCTGGAGATGCTCGGCCGCACCTTCTTCCCGCCGATCGGCGAGCTGCCCTACATGATCACGCTCGGCCCCTACGGCTTCTACTGGTTCCAGCTCAAGGAACGCGACAAGTCCGAAACCTCGACACCCGCCATGGTGCCGGAATTCGAGACACTTGTCGTGCCGCTCAATTCGACCTGGGTTTCGCTGGCGCGCACCCGCGGCGTGTTCGAGCGCGACGTGCTGCCCGGCCACCTGGCGCGCACCCGCTGGTATCCCGAGCGTTCGCCCGAGGCGATCCGACCGACGCTGACTGCGGCGATCCCGTTCTGCGACATCGGCGACAACCGGCCCTGGCTTGCCTTTTTCGACACCGAACAGAGCGGCGTCGCCGCGCGCTACGTGCTGCCGATGCAGATCGAATGGGTGCGCTTCGACCGCGAGCACTATAATCCACGCGCGCTGGCCGCGGTGCGCCAGGGCGCGCGCGAGGGAACGCTGCTCGACGTGGCGAGCGATCACATCTTCATCGCGCTGTTGATGCGAAACCTGCGCGAGCACCTGACGGTCGAGGAAAACGGCCTGCGGCTCGCATTCAC
This genomic interval from Bradyrhizobium sp. NP1 contains the following:
- the pgl gene encoding 6-phosphogluconolactonase, which encodes MGFFDQRTLITVADPEALAAAAAERLLARIAANSGRIAICLTGGSSPKKLYALLASDAYRGRIPWQRTHWFIGDERFVPPDDPLHNMGMARALFLDRLAPAANIHPIPTDAASPDDAAGRYQRLLQSFYGADALSPARPLFDLVLMGAGPDGHTASIFPGYPAERESARWVVGVPEANVAPLVPRVTLTFPALASCREMLFEAAGSDKRAILTRLFDGENLPASRARSVDQTVWLVDQAALPENFRG
- a CDS encoding gluconokinase; its protein translation is MGVSGSGKSTVAEALAMRLGWRYEDGDKFHPPGNIAKMHAGQPLTDEDRWPWLKAIADEIDRACIARERAVIACSALKRAYREILVHGREDVGIIFLRGPQALIAERLSHRKDHFMPPGLLDSQFRTLEPPAPSEHAITVSIDAPVEAIVADIVLQLGIGGAEHGKSS
- a CDS encoding Cof-type HAD-IIB family hydrolase — translated: MSRIALVVSDVDGTLLTRDKTLTEPATAAVRRLHAAGIGFTIVSSRPTIGMQFLVAPLAITLPIGAFNGSSIVGPDMRPIEQHLIPPEVARRSIDVLIDFDVDVWLFTNESWLTRNPDGEYVAHEKRAIRHDPVIVADFAPYLGSACKIVGASSDPDLLRHCEAAMQQAVGSEATAVRSQSYYLDVTPPGHDKGTFVQAMAARLGIPTDAVATIGDMQNDLPMFRNSGFSVAMGNATDDVKKLASRVTTSNEQDGFAKAIDIILQAQSV
- a CDS encoding L,D-transpeptidase, with the protein product MVRLFTAAALLGLMVCAAFAASLDPASINSAEFHARTSNGIDAGVVKVQVLLDRARFSPGEIDGKLAENTQKALTAFAEANGLTFQKSLTQELWDRLAGASQDPVIVQYTVAEGDVKGPFLKKLPARMDDMKGIKVLAYTSPREAIAEKFHMSEALLAALNPRSRFDRAGEVISVANVAVQRPKLAIARIEVDKARQTVKALDRDGALLAYFPATVGSEEKPTPTGSLKVVSIDANPTYRYNPAYRFKGVRSKSAFTINPGPNNPVGLYWIGLSAEGYGIHGTPTPSKISKSESHGCVRLTNWDVALLAAGVRKGTPVDFVEGKVADGRS
- a CDS encoding adenylate/guanylate cyclase domain-containing protein, whose product is MHWIIRPSIRRKIVGIAVGLIVLMVLTSLVSVYMASTVGHLLDELNGKYFPAYNHLAQANIRSLERAIALRRMMIMKMQAPPDEEGYAARLKNYQEADAEVEQEAQAARKLINSIIDDVTTPSDNAALARIDDRIENAIEDTRKQLGEEAARLLRLLDAKNFAEARQSMEHVDALRDDFTLKIDAIRADMLKQVYASSAVVTRNQRQAMMISTLVTALAAAIGLGFALIVSSGITRPVRQLLEGAREIEAGRLDRSVSVSTADEIGQLTAAFNRMVDRLRRNEQVRATFGRYFDPKVIEGMIDEPAQAASMGQRRVMTVLFCDMKGFTAMSEDVTPQGLVKIINHYLSTMSSPIRNHKGILDKYIGDAIMAYWGPPFVVEDEQADLACLAAIDMIDSVATLRKELPELLDVRSIPMDCDIRLGIATGEVLAGSIGSEFMMSFTVMGDAVNLASRLEAANKEYGTRSLVSEATVAALDAAIELREIDRLVVLGQSRPQAVFEILGKQGALAPRLMTLRDRYAEGLAAYRDRRWADARKALRAALEAVDDDGPSLTLLKRIDAFEASPPAPGWDGAWYMDHK
- a CDS encoding glycoside hydrolase family 15 protein; translated protein: MPCRIEDYALIGDCETAALVGPDGSIDWLCWPAFDSDACFAAILGTPGNGRWLIAPEQRVERRSRRYWDDSLILETRFETKSGTVALIDFMPPRGQASDIVRLVRGVAGTVKLRMELVIRFGFGIDIPWVRRAEDRSALLAIAGPDMTVLRTPVETRGENMTTVAEFEVSEGDSIPFVLTYGPSHLPLPKPIDPVQALKDTEDFWREWCGRSTYRGEHRGLVTRSLITLKALTYAPSGGIVAAPTTSLPEKLGGARNWDYRFCWLRDATFTLLALLNSGYTEEAAAWHSWLLRAVAGAPGNMQIMYGIMGQRRLLEWEAGWLPGYEGSRPVRVGNAAHAQLQLDVYGELIDAFHQSRMTELKLDEESWALECVVLDHVAEVWHEPDHGIWERRGEPRHYVFSKVMTWVAFDRGIKSAEKFGFRAPLERWRTLREEICRDVCERGFDRTLNSFVESYGSGLLDASLLLLPAVGFLPASDPRIQGTIAAIEKSMMRGGFVLRHDPREISEEIQPIEGAFLACTLWLADAHVLAGNLAKAQALLDRVTAIANDLGLLAEEYDPIARRQTGNFPQALTHIALVNTVHNLDDARKACDKPAVQRST
- the malQ gene encoding 4-alpha-glucanotransferase: MDLLTQAKHLGIQPEFIDGQGRHRVTGGDALKLIMEALPAKVAYRLVGGPIVLRCGHPSQTPVNSGARLPLRWKILSGEELVAEGEAREHGIAWPDGLPNGIYRLHLTDASGAAEEAPLIVSPPRAFGGEFDRGWLLAIQLYGIRSVRNWGMGDFTDLADLIELASDLGADGIGLNPLHALFDDRPADCSPYSPNSRLFLNALYIDVEKLPEFSSDAFPEAADLTPRLRQSPVVDYVAIAGLKWRGLRAAFKAFAANPKSARRKEFEKFRAERAPLLARFACFEVLRHRFDRPWWEWPLEWRHPDDARCAELRAGPDGREIELIEFVQWVADEQVRACQALAKQRGMRVGLYLDVAVGVQADGFDAWNEQEAISRQLGVGAPPDTLNTAGQSWGLAGFNAAGLERQSFEPFRQMLRAAMRHAGAIRLDHVLGLKRLYLVPQGFTPDNGVYVQMPFEALLAVTALESVASRCVVIGEDLGTVPEGFREQMADWGIWSYLVMMFERDDRGRFRELEHYMANALVTFNTHDLSTYAGWRSFSDLKLKRSLGIDPGESDDARWHALSMLSEVLRHYGIERHDINAVIRFLARTRSRLLAISLEDLLGVIDQPNIPGTINEHPNWRQRLPVAIDEIAETIDIAAFKAATAERARAVD
- the treS gene encoding maltose alpha-D-glucosyltransferase: MNLMSSIDTQELPAAEIADELWYKDAVVYQLHVKAFADSNNDGMGDFAGLTEKLGYLQDLGVTVLWLLPFYPSPGRDDGYDISDYGDINPDFGTMKDFKRFIQEAKKRGLRVITELVINHTSDQHDWFKRARRSDPKSSARNWYVWSDTDQKYLGTRIIFTDTEKSNWTWDPEAGAFYWHRFFSHQPDLNFDNPRVVSALIQVMKRWLDAGVDGFRLDAIPYLCEREGTSNENLPETHAIIKKLRGELDHYAKGKVLLAEANQWPEDVQEYFGQGDECHMAYHFPLMPRIYMAIAQEDRFPITDILRQTPDIPANCQWALFLRNHDELTLEMVTDVERDYLWSTYANDPRARINLGIRRRLAPLMDNDRRKIELMNSLLMSFPGTPIIYYGDEIGMGDNIYLGDRNGVRTPMQWTPDRNGGFSRADPARLYAPPIMDPVYGYEAVNVEAQSRSLSSLLNAMRRLISVRKSTLAFGRGTMSFIRPANRAVLAYVRQYKDEIILCVANLSRSAQAAQLDLSAFKERIPLEMLGRTFFPPIGELPYMITLGPYGFYWFQLKERDKSETSTPAMVPEFETLVVPLNSTWVSLARTRGVFERDVLPGHLARTRWYPERSPEAIRPTLTAAIPFCDIGDNRPWLAFFDTEQSGVAARYVLPMQIEWVRFDREHYNPRALAAVRQGAREGTLLDVASDHIFIALLMRNLREHLTVEENGLRLAFTPTSKFSERLVRHPDRIRLVESEQPNSTALVDNDYVVKIYRKIEPGINPEIEIGRYLTDVAGYVNAPALLGSVELELLGSGKRFAIGSVHAFVENQGDGSAVTAAYLDRFVDEQRLLPGSAPHVDGEEHGLYLRFMAQAGRRLAELHLALAAGKEPDFMPEPIQRDHAGSLVDEVVASAERACDALKERRSMLKDSERTLADHLLQQRASLCQRLSALLPAAFDELAIRQHGDFRLEHCLIVKDDIFIIDFEGDPSRPLAERRRKALAARDVAGLIRSIDDAVTAALDRALKVASDDHGRLAVALARWRERASDAFLAAYREVMTLPQIWPADPHASADLIRFFVLEKAFRQLEHELAHRPEWLRAPLGAILRLLSGPASEAS